Below is a window of Bordetella genomosp. 9 DNA.
GCTGGAGATCCACGAGTCGACCGTCTCGCGCGCGACCAGCAACAAGTACATGGCAACGCCGCGCGGGATTTTCGAATTCAAGCACTTCTTCTCGCGCGAGCTCTATACCGATACGGGCGGCAGCTGCTCGGCCGCTGCCGTGCGGGCGCTGATCAAGGAAATGATCGATGGCGAAGATGCCTCGACTCCCCTGTCGGATGTCGATCTCGCCCACCTGCTGGGCCAGCAGGGCGTGGTCGTCGCGCGCCGCACGGTCTCCAAGTATCGCGGGCAGTTGAAGTATCCGCCCGCCGACATGCGCCGTCAGTACTGAAGCTGCCGGCACAGGGGCGCGCGCCGCGTCGTCACGTCATCACGACGACGCGACGACGACACAGGCGGCAAATGAAAACGGGGCGCCGCGGCGCCCCGTTTTCAATGCCTTGCGCCGCCGGACGGCAGCGCAGGGCACATGGCGGATTAACGCTTCCCCGTATCGGTATAGGGCGCACCGCCACCCTGCGTCGGCGACACGTTGGTGTTCTTCATGTCGGAAGGCAGGCGCGGCTCGCTTTCCTTGCGCAGGTCGCTACCCGACGTGTCGCGATTGACCGGCGCGGTGCCGGACGGTTGCGACGCATACGGCGCCGGGGCGGGCGTGCCGGGCGGCACCTTGTCGTTGTTGGGCGGCGTCGCGGTCGTATCGTTGGGCGTCGTCGACGGCGTGGTCGGCGCGTTCTGCTGCGCCAGCGCAGCACCGGAGCCGCAGGCCGCGGCAAGAATCAACATGGAGGTGAGTCGGCTGATCTTCATTCTGCTCTCCTATCAAGTGTGGCGAGTAAGGACCCGTGGTACAGCAAACCCTATGCCCATGACACATCACGTTCGCGCAATGCTCAGGTACACCGCTTGCGGTACAGCAGCCAGGTCCAATCGTGGACCGGGCAGACGCCTGATATAAACAAAGGAGTAAGCATCATGAACGTGATCAAACTTTCGCTGAGCGCCATTGCCTTGAGCATCCCCGCCGTCAGCTTCACTGCCTACGCGCAAGCGCAGGCGCCGATGACCAACAAGGAAATCGATGCACAGTACAAGGCCGACGAAAAGAAGTGCGATGGCTTGAAGGGCGATCAGAAGGACGTGTGCCAGAAGCAAGCCAAGGCCACGCGCGATAACGCCAAGGCCGACGCCAAGCAAGCCAAGGAACAGGCCGAATCGCGCCACGACGCCACCAAGAAGAAGCGTGATAACGACTACGACGTCGCCAAGGCCAAGTGCGACACGATGTCCGGCAATGCCAAGGACACCTGCATGGCCGACGCCAAGACCCGCTACGGCAAGTAAGCAGTACCGGTCTCACATGCAAAAACGGCCAGCATTGCGCTGGCCGTTTTTCTTTTCTGCCGCCGCTGATTCACCGAATCGGCATCTCATTGTTCAATCATGCCGGCCGTTTTTTCAAAGCCAGCGTTCGAACATCCTGGAGATGGACTCCATGAATCGATCGCGGATGCCGCGGTCTTTCCACGCATCCGGCTCGATACGCTGCGCGTGCGCCACGTCGTCGGCAAAGAGACCTTCCATCTGTCGGCCGAAACGCGGGCCGATGATCACGGCATTCAGTTCGTAGTTCAGGGCGAAGCTGCGCCAATCCAGATTGCTCGATCCCACCGTCGACCAGACGCCATCGATCACCGCGGTCTTGGCGTGTAAAAACGCATCGCGCCGCTCGTAGATTTTTACGCCCGCTTCGAGGAGCTCGGAGTAGTACGAACGTCCCGCGTGGAACACGAGTGAAGAATCGCTGAAACCGGGCAGGACCATCGCCACATCGACGTTGCGGCGCGCGGCGTCGGCCAGCGCGCGCACGAAGGCCGGATCCGGAACGAAGTACGCCATGGTGATATGGATGGACCGCTGCGCGCTCTGTATCGCCGACATGAAGGTCAGGTAAAGCGTGTAGCCGTCGCGATCGCCCGGGCGGTTGGCGATGATGCGCACCAGCAGATCGCCCTGGCGATCGGCTCGCGGATAAAACTCGCGCGGGTCCAGCGGCGGACCATGCTGGCTTTCCCATCCCGCCTGCATGACCCGTTCGATCTCGGCCACCGCGGGTCCTTGCACGCGTATCTGCGTATCCCGCCAGGGCGCTTCCTTGGGGTCGGGCGCATTGTCCGCGTCGGCCGAGCTTCCACGCAGTATCGACGCCGACGAGCCCGACGACGGCGAAGACTCGTACACGCCACTGATGTTGATGCCGCCCAGGAATCCGGTCTTGCCGTCCACCACCAGCAGCTTGCGATGATCGCGATTGTTGGGCGACCAACCCGCGCGAGCCTCGACGGGATTGATGGGATTGAAGACCACCACCTGTACGCCAGCGTCCCGCATCCGGTCGAAGAAGGCCTTGGGTGTGCTCAGGGTACCGACGCCATCCACCATCAACGCGACCGGCACGCCTTCACGCCGCTTCGCGATCAGGGCGTCCGAAAACCGCTGCCCGGCTTCGTCGGCGTCGAAGATATAGCTTTCCATGTGCACGTACTGGCGCGCGCCCCGTATGGCGGCCAGCATTTCGCGGTAGGTGCTGGGCCCGTCGGCCAACAGCTCGACGCTGTTGCCGGCGGTCAGGGGCGACCCGCTGATGGCTTCTTCCACCTGCAGGTGGCGCGCCAGAAAGCCGGCGGTCTGGGCATCCATGTCGCCCGGCTCGAAATGCGTCGAAGGGGGCCCTGCTTTCTCCAGCCCCTTGACGATGGCCTGGCTGCGTTGATAGCTGAGCCAACCGGAATCGGTCGCGATCCGTATCTGATCGCGTGGCATTGCACCGTCGCCGGTATCGGGCACGGTGGCGCAAGCGCCCAGGGCAAAAACAACCACCACGAGCCAGCCGGCTCGCCATAACCGTTTCATATCGTTTTTCTTTTTATGCGGAACGATGCAAGCACCGCCCCGTCGTGTCCGCATCGATCGGGGCGGCTGTAGTGTCGATCCTATTGAGTCTGGAGGGGCGCGGATTCGCCGCGCGCGCGACAGCGGCTGGCTTCCCTACTTTTTCTTGTTATCGGCCGAGGTCGCTTCGGACGGCGCGGCCTGCCGCGAGCCGACACGGCGCTCGGCGTCCTCTTTCTTGGGAAAGCCGAAATCGCGTGTCTCGTACTTGCCCTGGTCGTAGTCGCCCTTGTATCCGCCCTGGTCTCCGGGCTGATACCCGCGGTCCTGCGCCGCCTTGTCCCAATCCTGCTGCTTATCGAGTTCATGCGCGACGCGCTGCGGCCCCTCGCGGCCCTTCGATTGCGGCTGATCGGTGGCCTGCGCGTCCGCGGGCTTGTCATGTTCGTCGGTGCGTCCGGCTTTCATCGTAGTCTCCCGTACTCGTTCAAATCGGAAATCCGGTCCGCAGGGAGGTTCGCATGTCCTCGCGGCCTCGGATCAAATCCGCCACGATATGGCGTTGACGCAGGCGCTCCATGCTGCGCCCGCCGGCATCGCGCAGCAATTGGGCGCCTTTGTCCTCCTGCCCGGCCTGGGTCACCACGGCGACGAATGCAGCCTGCGTGGGCAGGCGCCCGTCGCTGTACCGACGACGTTCGAACCGCGCGAACAATGTCGCCACCAGGTAACCGAACAAGGCGCCCACCGCGGCCACCAGGACGATGTAGGCGTCCGGCACGTTCATCGCCACCGCCGCGGCGACGCCGACCGCAGCGCCCGCCGCGCCCAGGGCCGCCGCGCGCGCCATGGCGGCGTGCACGAGCTGCCCTGGCCAGCGCTCGCTTTCCGCGGCGCGGAAAACGCAGACGGCGTCCTCGCGAAAGCCGTCACCCACCAGGGCGTGCGCGGCGCTAGCGGCGTCCGGCAAGGTTTCGAATCGTGCGACCAGTATCACAGGCATGATGACGTCTCGTGGTCGTGGCAGCGATCACGTCAACGACGATCGCCGCCCGAAGACAGGCAGGCGCCCAGCAGCAAACCCACGAGGGCGGCGATGCCTATCGACTTCCAGGCATTTTCATGAACGTATTCGTCCGTGGCGTCGGCGACCACCCGATAGCGCTCGGCGGCGGTGTTTTCCCACGATCCCGCCATGGTCCGCGCATTCTCCAGCTGCGTCTTCAGGCGTTGGCGGGCGCGCTCCACTTCTTCTCCGGTGTAGGAGGCCGTGGAGCGGAGCAATTCTTCCGTTCCGGCCATCAGCTCTCTCAGGCTGGTCGTGACCCTGTCCTTGCTTGCCAGGAGTTCTGCGCTATGGGAGTTCGAGTTCATGGTCTCTCCTTGGAAAAAACCCTTGCAGGTGACAAAGGGGACGGCGTACCGTATGGCCCATTGTCGAGCTTGGCGATGGCCAGAGCCCTTTGCAATCGCAACGACAGGTAAAGCGCTATTTCAGCGCGACAGTAATGCCACATCCCCGGCGCGCCCCCTCTGGGAACGAGGGTTGCTCACGATCGAGCTTGGCCGGCATCAGCTTCCGACAAGGACTTCGCATGCGTTCTCCCTCGTATTCGCCCTCTTCCCTGCCCGAAACCGCCACGTCCGTCGCGGCCCCCGAGGCACGATCCGCGGAACCGCGCTTTCACCAGGGCCATGTAGAGAACACCGAAACGGTAAGAAAAGAGTTGCTCGAAGGACTTGCGAAGCCACAAGCGGAAATCAGCCCCAAATTCCTTTACGACGAACTGGGCTCCAGCCTGTTCACCGCCATCACCCTGTTGGACGAGTACTACCCCACCCGTTGCGAGAACGAGATTTTCGCCCGTCATTCGGCCGAGATCGTTGCGCACGCCGGCCCGACGCGGACCCTGATCGACCTGGGCGCCGGCGACTGCGCCAAGGCCGAACGTTTGCTCGCGCACATGCACCCCACGCACTACGTGCCCATCGATATCTCTGTCGATTACCTGAAAGCGGCCGTCAAGCGTATCGCGGACCATTATCCGGAACTGGACATCACCGCGTTGGGCATGGATTTCTTCAACGACCTGACCCTGTCGGACGACGTTCATCCCGAGCAACGCACCTTCTTTTATCCGGGGTCCAGCATCGGCAACCTGCCGCCGGCGCAAGCGGCCGACCTGTTGGCCAGTATTCGCCGCCAGTGTGTCGACGGTGCTTTGGTCATCGGCGTCGATCTGGTCAAGGCGCGCGAGATACTGGAACCGGCCTATGACGATGCGGTGGGCGTCACCGCGGCTTTCAACCTGAATATGCTGCGCCACGTCAACCGGATCCTGGGCGCCAATTTCGATCCGACGCAATGGCGTCATGTGGCGTGCTTCAACGAAGCGCGTTCGCGCATGGAGATGCATCTACGCGCCCGCGTCGCGACGACGGTGACGTGGCCCGGCGGCCAACGACGCTTCGAGCAGCACGAAAACATCCACACCGAGGATTCGTACAAATACCGGCCGCACGCATTCAAGGCAATGCTGGCGCGCGCGGGCTTCGGCCAGATCCGCTACTGGACCGATGCGCGCGAATGGTTCGCGGTATTCTGTGCCCGCGCCTGAACCCATTGCGGCAACACACGAAATAGCATGGACACACCTCAAATCGCGACGCGCACGACCCTACCCGCGGACCAGACCCGCTCGCCCCTCCTCGCGCAGTACCAGACCGTGCGTGATGCCAGCCAGGCGCTGGCCGCACCGCTGAGCGCCGAGGACTGCCAGGCCCAGTCCATGCCGGACGCCAGCCCGGTCAAATGGCATCTCGCGCATACGACGTGGTTCTTCGAAACCTTCCTGCTGCAGCCGCACCTGCAGGGCTATCCGGTTTTCCATCCGCGTTACGGCTTCCTGTTCAACTCGTACTACAACGCCATCGGCGAGCGGCATCCACGGCCGCAGCGAGGCCTGCTCACGCGGCCGCCGCTGGAGGACATACTCGCCTATCGTGCGCATGTCGACGCGGGCATGGCGCGCCTGATTCCTCGCATCAGCCATGATGCGGAAATCGCCGCGCTGGTCGAACTCGGCTTGCACCACGAGCAGCAGCATCAGGAATTGATCCTTACCGACGTCAAGCACCTGCTGTCATGCAACGCGCTGCGGCCCGCGTACGCCGAAACGGCGGCGCCCAGGACGACCGGCGCCCCGCTGGTGTCGGTCACGTCGCAATCCTGGCTGGACCATCCTGGCGGCATCGTGCCGCTGGGCCATGAAGGCACGGGATTCTGCTTCGACAACGAGACGCCGGCGCACCAGGTGCTGCTGCGGCCGTTCAAGCTTGCCCGGCGGCCCGTCACCCAGGGGGAATACCTGGACTTCATGAAGGACGGCGGCTATGCCCGCCCGGAACTCTGGCTGTCGTTGGGGTGGGACACCGTGCGTACGCAGGGCTGGCAGGCCCCGCTTTACTGGGAAGACGTCGACGGCGAATGGCAGGCCTTCACGCTGCGCGGCATGGAGCCGATAGACCCGCACGCCCCCGTTACCCACATCAGTTATTTCGAGGCGGACGCCTACGCCCGCTGGGCCGACGCGCGCCTGCCCAGGGAAGCCGAATGGGAGCAGGTCGCGCGAGCGATCGATCCCATGGACACGCAGGCGAACCTGGTGGAGTCCGGCCACTTCCACCCGCGCGCCGCCACGGCGGGCCCGGCGAACGCGCCGCTGCAGATGTTCGGCGACGTCTGGGAATGGACGGCCAGCCCTTACGAGCCCTACCCCGGTTTCGCGACCGCGGCCGGCGCGGTCGGCGAGTACAACGGCAAGTTCATGTGCAACCAGTACGTGCTGCGCGGCGGCTCCTGCGCCACGCCGCGGTCGCACATCCGCGCCACGTACCGCAACTTCTTCCCGCCCGATGCGCGCTGGCAGTTTTCGGGTCTGCGGCTGGCACGGGACGCCTGAGCGGATTTGGCAAACGGCAAATCGCCATGCTAGAATCGCGTTCTTTCCTCAAGGCGCATTAGCTCAGCCGGTTAGAGCGACGGAATCATAATCCGCAGGTCCCCTGTTCGAATCAGGGATGCGCCACCAAAGAATGCTCAAAAGCCCCCACCTTCGCGTGGGGGCTTTTTGTTTCGTCCCGGGCTCCCGGGTCCGGCGAGCCCTAGGCTTGCGGTCCCGGGTAAATCATCTTGTCCAGCTTGCGATAGAGAATGGCCACACAGATGCCCAGCAGCCCGCACACCGCGGCGATACGCACCAGCAGATTCAGCTCGATCACGGTCAACGTATGCGGAAGGTAGCGCTGCACCAGCGACGACGGCCCCCACAATCGCAGCCCTTGCGGGATCATTACGATCAGCAGCCATCCCGCCAGGTCGGCGAGTCCGACCCGCACGCGCGCGAAGCGCGTCTGCCGCAGCAGCCGCGCGGCGGTGCCCGCCCAAGCCGCGCCTGCGATGGCCGACCAGATAGCGGTGCTCAGGGCCGCCCCCAAGGTGCCGCTTGTCATCATTTCCGCGCTCCTTACGCGATCGAAGAGCGCATTATCGCGGAGGAACGGGTGGAGAGATCAAGGAGGCTGGCAACAAAAAGCCCCGCACGAGGCGGGGCTTTCTGGTCAAGAATTCATGCCCGAAGCATTACATGACCCTGATCTTCGTAGCTTGCGGACCCTTGGGACCGGTGGCCACTTCGTATTGCACGCGCTGGTTCTCTTCGAGGGAACGGAAGCCGTTGCCCTGGATTTCGGAGAAGTGCGCGAACAGGTCCTTACCGCCCGACTCGGGGGTGATAAAGCCATAACCTTTTTCAGAGTTGAACCACTTGACGACGCCGGTTTCCATACCGAATTTCCTTGCATTTACAATGGGCACGAGGCCCGGGATACGAGAGATTCAAGCTAGGGCCAAGAACAATAGCGGAGACCGGGAAGAACTCTGAACTGTACACAGATCGCGCTGCTTGAAAACCTCAACGACACTATGAACGTGGCGTTCATTTAAGTCAAAACATTTTCCCGGGTGCACGCCGCGATGTGAAACCAATTGCTACATCGCAGCGCATACGGCGGCGCCGCTCTTACGCAGCGTTGCACATGAACATTGTGAAGAAGGAACGAATAGGAATTGCTCTGCAGCGGGCGCGCGCTTTGCGGCTTGAATACGACTCGGCTATTCCGCGGCAACCGTCCGCCATATAGACCACCCGCCCCACTTCATAATGCCGACACGGCAGTAAAAGGTTAATCATGAGCATTATCAGTGCCCACACCGGCGACCTGGCTTCCGGTATTGTCCTGCGCACCACGCTGGATGGCGAGTTCATCCGCAGCTACGTCGTGGTAAGCCCGCCCGACCTGGACGTAATCGCCGATATCGTGCCGCGTTCGGAGGTCGAAGCAGGCGGCCAGATCCACGCCACCGCGGTAAGCGGCCCGGAGACGGCGGCCGAACAGATCGGCGATGTCCTGGACAATATCAATCCAGGAGACATCGCCGTTTTCCTGTGCGCCGATACTCCCGCATACGAAGCCGCATTGCAGCTTTTAGGCTACGACCCGGCGCGCCCCGATACTGAATTGCATTGAATTCAATACAAAGCGGGCGTCGACGCGGGTACCTGATAAACCCTCACGCCAGCACGCGGCGTATTTTCGGCGGGCGTATATTGCGGCTTGGCGCCACCCTGGATCGGCGCCAGGCGAAAACCCAGATCCATACCCCAACGATCCGTTTCGCGTATCCATTGGGTATGGCAGCAGGAACAGCGAAAGCGATCTTCCCGATGGTTTTCACGGCGCTTTTCCGTGGGGCGCACAAAGCCTTCATGCACCAGATTCTGGTGGGCCTGCAGTCCGGGCGTTGCTAGCGTAATGCTCTGGCAAGGAAGGCACATCATGGCGCTCATTTTCTTCTCCAATTTGGGTAACTAAGGCGGTAAAAGGCAGGACAGAGGTGTACGCCGGCTCGCCCGCGGCGGGCCGGCGCGGGAAATGCTTCAGGTATCGGACGGGAAAGGCGCGGGCTCCAGCTCTTCCAGTGCGGCACGGCCGTCCAGGATCGTTTCGTCGACCGAAGGAAATCCCACGGGAGACTCGATGCACTGCACGCGCGGCTCGCCCAGGCGGCGGTCCTCGATCAGGATCTTCCAGCTGTATCGGCCTTGCCCATCCGGATCCACGGTAAGGGTTGCGCCCCAAGCGTTGAAGGTTTTTGCGAAAACTTCCATTGCGTATCGCCCAACAGGTTGTTGCCGGGGGTATCGCAAGCAGCGTGCCTGAGGTCATTCAGCGCGTGTTTCCCTGGGAAGCGGGTCGGCCCGGAGCGCTCTGGGAATTAGGGACGTGGTTAATCAGCGGCAATGCTGGCGAATCGCACAGACACAAAGCCTTTAGGAAATGCAACGTTCCTGGACATCACAGGCGGACAGGCAAACAAAAAGGCCGGCAAGTTTGCCGGCCTTTGCACAGGAGGATGACTTTTTTACAATGCCCGGGCCAGGTCGGCCGCCAGGCCGATGTAGGAACGGGGCGTCATGTCCAGCAGCCGCGTCTTGGCGTCCTCGGGCAGGGCAAGGCCCTGGATGAACTCTCGCAAGGCGGACTGGGTGATGCCCTTGCCCCGGGTCAGCGCCTTCAACTGCTCATACGGTTGCGGCAGGCCGTAGCGGCGCATCACCGTCTGGACGGGTTCGGCAAGGACTTCCCAGCAGCCGTCGATGTCCGCGTCGATCGCCGCCGTATTGACCTCGAGCTTGTCCAGCCCCCGCAAGCAGGCATCCCATGCCACCATGCAGTAGCCGAACGCCACGCCCAGGTTGCGCAGCACCGTCGAATCGGTCAGGTCGCGCTGCCAGCGCGAGACGGGGAGCTTGTCGGCCAGGTGGCGCAGCATGGCGTTGGCCAGGCCGATGTTCCCCTCGGAGTTCTCGAAGTCGATCGGATTGACCTTGTGCGGCATGGTCGACGAGCCGACCTCGCCTTCCTTCAGGCGCTGCTTGAAATACCCCAGCGACACATAGCCCCATACGTCACGGTCCAGGTCCAGGACGATGATGTTGGCGCGCGCCACGGCGTCGAACAAGGCGGCCATCCAGTCATGCGGCTCGATCTGGATGGTGTGGCGATTCTGCGTCAGGCCCAGACCTTGCAGGACGCGCTGGCTGAACGCCGGCCAGTCGACTTCCGGATAGGCGGAAAGGTGGGCGTTGTAATTGCCCGTGGCGCCGTTCAGCTTGGCCAGCGGCTGCACCGCGCGGATGGCGTCCAGCGCCCGGCCCAGCCGCGCGGCGACATTGGCGAATTCCTTGCCGAGCGTGGTCGGGCTGGCGGGCTGGCCATGGGTGCGCGACAGCATGGGCTGGTCGGCATAGGCGACGGCCATCGCCGCCAGCTTGTCGCGCACTTTCTGCAGTGTCGGGACCAAAACACCGTTGCAGGCGCGCGACAACATGAGCGCATGCGAGGTGTTGTTGATATCTTCCGAAGTACAAGCGAAATGTATGAACTCCGCGGCACGGGATAACTCGACGTGATCGGCCACCTTTTCCTTCAGCCAGTACTCCACCGCCTTGACGTCATGGTTGGTGACGCGCTCGATTTCCTTGATGCGG
It encodes the following:
- the egtD gene encoding L-histidine N(alpha)-methyltransferase — its product is MRSPSYSPSSLPETATSVAAPEARSAEPRFHQGHVENTETVRKELLEGLAKPQAEISPKFLYDELGSSLFTAITLLDEYYPTRCENEIFARHSAEIVAHAGPTRTLIDLGAGDCAKAERLLAHMHPTHYVPIDISVDYLKAAVKRIADHYPELDITALGMDFFNDLTLSDDVHPEQRTFFYPGSSIGNLPPAQAADLLASIRRQCVDGALVIGVDLVKAREILEPAYDDAVGVTAAFNLNMLRHVNRILGANFDPTQWRHVACFNEARSRMEMHLRARVATTVTWPGGQRRFEQHENIHTEDSYKYRPHAFKAMLARAGFGQIRYWTDAREWFAVFCARA
- a CDS encoding phospholipase D-like domain-containing protein, whose protein sequence is MRTRRGGACIVPHKKKNDMKRLWRAGWLVVVVFALGACATVPDTGDGAMPRDQIRIATDSGWLSYQRSQAIVKGLEKAGPPSTHFEPGDMDAQTAGFLARHLQVEEAISGSPLTAGNSVELLADGPSTYREMLAAIRGARQYVHMESYIFDADEAGQRFSDALIAKRREGVPVALMVDGVGTLSTPKAFFDRMRDAGVQVVVFNPINPVEARAGWSPNNRDHRKLLVVDGKTGFLGGINISGVYESSPSSGSSASILRGSSADADNAPDPKEAPWRDTQIRVQGPAVAEIERVMQAGWESQHGPPLDPREFYPRADRQGDLLVRIIANRPGDRDGYTLYLTFMSAIQSAQRSIHITMAYFVPDPAFVRALADAARRNVDVAMVLPGFSDSSLVFHAGRSYYSELLEAGVKIYERRDAFLHAKTAVIDGVWSTVGSSNLDWRSFALNYELNAVIIGPRFGRQMEGLFADDVAHAQRIEPDAWKDRGIRDRFMESISRMFERWL
- a CDS encoding cold-shock protein, which gives rise to METGVVKWFNSEKGYGFITPESGGKDLFAHFSEIQGNGFRSLEENQRVQYEVATGPKGPQATKIRVM
- a CDS encoding DUF883 family protein, which produces MNSNSHSAELLASKDRVTTSLRELMAGTEELLRSTASYTGEEVERARQRLKTQLENARTMAGSWENTAAERYRVVADATDEYVHENAWKSIGIAALVGLLLGACLSSGGDRR
- the purB gene encoding adenylosuccinate lyase — translated: MHIAPALSSLNALSPLDGRYASRGDALRGLLSEAGFMAHRVEVEVAWLAALADAGLPELPRFSADAQARLRAIVDGFTEADAARIKEIERVTNHDVKAVEYWLKEKVADHVELSRAAEFIHFACTSEDINNTSHALMLSRACNGVLVPTLQKVRDKLAAMAVAYADQPMLSRTHGQPASPTTLGKEFANVAARLGRALDAIRAVQPLAKLNGATGNYNAHLSAYPEVDWPAFSQRVLQGLGLTQNRHTIQIEPHDWMAALFDAVARANIIVLDLDRDVWGYVSLGYFKQRLKEGEVGSSTMPHKVNPIDFENSEGNIGLANAMLRHLADKLPVSRWQRDLTDSTVLRNLGVAFGYCMVAWDACLRGLDKLEVNTAAIDADIDGCWEVLAEPVQTVMRRYGLPQPYEQLKALTRGKGITQSALREFIQGLALPEDAKTRLLDMTPRSYIGLAADLARAL
- the egtB gene encoding ergothioneine biosynthesis protein EgtB; translation: MDTPQIATRTTLPADQTRSPLLAQYQTVRDASQALAAPLSAEDCQAQSMPDASPVKWHLAHTTWFFETFLLQPHLQGYPVFHPRYGFLFNSYYNAIGERHPRPQRGLLTRPPLEDILAYRAHVDAGMARLIPRISHDAEIAALVELGLHHEQQHQELILTDVKHLLSCNALRPAYAETAAPRTTGAPLVSVTSQSWLDHPGGIVPLGHEGTGFCFDNETPAHQVLLRPFKLARRPVTQGEYLDFMKDGGYARPELWLSLGWDTVRTQGWQAPLYWEDVDGEWQAFTLRGMEPIDPHAPVTHISYFEADAYARWADARLPREAEWEQVARAIDPMDTQANLVESGHFHPRAATAGPANAPLQMFGDVWEWTASPYEPYPGFATAAGAVGEYNGKFMCNQYVLRGGSCATPRSHIRATYRNFFPPDARWQFSGLRLARDA